AGTCGTGGAAGAGGTCGAGGACTCGGAGCACACCATCATCAGATCGCTCGTCTCACTCATCGGACTCGCCATCATCACTTACATACCCCCTATCATAACGGGCGCCAGCGTATCAAGAGAACCGCTTGACTTGTCGCAGTGGAAGACAGGGTACTGGACTGTGGTGTCGTTCAAGGTGGGCGGTGACGTTCTCAAGTTTATTACTGTTGTGGGTAGCGTTCTCTCAGCGTTCGGGCTGACACTCTCAGCCCTGTGCACAACGACTAGCATCATTTCGGGGATTGCGCTCACAGAGGCCTTTCCAGGAAAGTTGGGTGTGTGGTTCTCTCGGCGCAACGAGCGGTTCGGGACATACCACTGGACGCTGACGTTTAACACAGTCCTCACTGGTCTTTTCTCCACAGTGCTGAGCTTCGGCTCCTTGGTGCTTGTGGATCAGTGCCTCTATGGCATTCGCGTTGTTGTGATCGTAATATCATTTTACCGCTTTCGCCAACTGTACGCACACCTGCCGAGACCCTTCCGCATTCCATTTGACGGCTGGCGACTGCACCTCATGATGGGCGTAGCCGTGGCGTCGGCTATTGTCCTCACCAttatttctctcttccaGGAAAAACTCACTGTTATTTTGTGCGTGGCGGTCGTCGCCTGCTCCTGCCTGGTATCGTTTGTATATTGCCACTTTTTTCACCGGCACGATTTTGCTGGCCGTATCGTCACCTTTATCACTACAATTCCAGCCAACTCCCACAGCAATGGTAGCGACGATAAGGATACGGCTGCGACACGCCGTGCATCGAATGACGCTCCTCTCTCGACAAGAGAATAGAGGTCGTCCGGATGACCAACTGTGCGCCTGTGAGACCCTGATAGTAAAAAAATGTGGAAAGACGCATGAGATCAGCTCCTTAGCTGCTCTCGATtgatttttctctcttttcgtgtgCACGGACTCAtgccgcagcggtgatgGGCTtcaccccccttccccatgGAGAGATTTCTTAACCCTTTTTGCAGCTGTTGTGCTTTTCCTAACGCGAAACGGCAGGCACCGTTGGGACTTCAGGTTACTCTTcatttctttctctctgattGCTGTCGAATAACGCTATTTTCGGACCGCTCGCCGAGCTTTTCTATGGACATAAAGCGAGGGCCTTcacgcgtgtgcctctgcgtATGCCTGTTAGTCTACGGCAGTGGAACAGGAAGCAAGTCGAACTGGTATCTTTTTTATTCACTTAGAAAGGGACGCGTGCCACTCctcgtgtgcacgtgcgtgtgtgcgtgtgtgtcggagGAAAGCCTGTGCACCAGCGACTTTTggctttcctcctctccttaccatcaaaaagaaaagaaaaacatcgtttttcttttgctctgcAGGCCTTCGCGCGCACCTTCTGCAATATATGGAAGCCTTTCaccgctcttctcctttggcCCACAGCTGTGCTCGACTTCTACTCCGTGTTTACTAAAGCCTGGGTAACCGCGCAGtgcggagagaaagagagagggtagAAGAGACGGATAGCACCGAGAAGGTACTCTGCACGCGtctacacacatacacacgcttGTGTTTGTGCGGTAGGACGGGAGCGTATTGCATGGGTAATGCTAGGCTACAGGAGCGCTAGTTCCTGGTGCATTCTGTTTTGCTTGACCGTTATCACGAGCTGGAATGCACGAGAGACGTGTTTTCGAAAGAAGGCCGGGGGAGCGGAGGCGGGATCGGCAGCAATGCAGTGCCCTTGCAAAGCGGTGACAAAGAGCCAGGTGGAGGGTGACATTGCTAAAGCAGCGTGTGCGCAACGTGTGTTCAATTCACCTGcttctttctcgctcctGGCTAAGCCATGAAAACCTATTTTAGAAGCTGTGATCTTAGAAGGTGGTAAgtgaggggggggttgcGCTTCTAGCTTTACCTCATAGGTCTATAATGGAGGAAATTCTACGAACAGCGTCAAGCAGAGCCCAAACAACGCAGAGGAAATCCTAACGGAACCGGAAGGCTCGTTTAGGCTCTTCTTGCTCGTGCGCTGCAAGTCAATACCCCACGCAAAGGAGGCGGTACGCCACTGATCACTTTCGCGATTTGGTCAAGTTCCCGCTCGAGTGGGACAGGATGGGCTCGAAAAGAACGAAGCATCGCGACACTGCTGTCAGCTCACAGACGTGAGCTCCATGCTGATGTCTTGtaacacacccacactctgTGCCCTTTCAATTTTTCGTCTTTGCAACACCCACACGGCCATACATGCACACAACAAACGTCAACACAGTCGCCCTGATCTAGAATACGCTTCTCTGGTTAGGGTGCGCACCGCACAaggacacccacacccacgcgcccGCGCACATATACTTGCGCCTCTGGTTTGTTGCGCAAGCCGCTATTTCACTGTCTCTTGGTACGCTGACAAACCTCATgtctgctgtggctgctgtggctgcagcacctggcAGCACTACCTGGCCAAAAGATGCACTATGCTACCAGTGTGCTCTTCGAATGTCAATGTTGTTTGattacccccctccccgaaCGATGGGACAGCTTCAGCCTTCCCTCGCATCCGAACCTGTCTCTGCCCTCTCTGATGACACACTGCCGACGCTGGACGATGCCCATCATCCACTGTTCACGCTCGTCCACGAGACGCCTAAGAGTGTACGTCGCTACTTTTGCGGTGCTCTACAACCGATTGTCACCACGGCAGGCGACCTGAAAGCACCACTTCCAACTGGGACACCCAAAGTAAACGGGCCCACAGCCGCGGAGTCGACGGCGCATGGCATGCTCGGCGGGGATTCTGCCCCCCCATACGCAGTAACATGGTTGTGCGTTGCGTGCATGGGGCTGTACCAGTTCATTGACCTCATTCACGCCCCCttggcggctgctgcagtgcggaCAAGCCCGTTTTACGATTCTGAAGCCATCACCATCAACGTCAACATTAACCGTAGCTTCACCTTCACATGGCTGGCTGTGGCAATCCGTTACTTCGACCTCAACGGGACCGGCACAGAACGCCCGTTACCGTCATCGATtgtgaaggaggagctgaacaATTTCAAAGACTTTTACATGAGCGACCTGCGTGCGCGCATTCTCCCCTATCTGTTGGACTCGCATGACAGTGTAGCGGCCTCAAGCGTGTTGCCGGCAGCCAGTTCGCGAACCGCGCAGCTTCCTGGGCTTGCCGTGTATGTTGAGGCTGTTGGAGCGTTGTTGGATAGTAcgagggaggcggggaggaggggggccgctggaggagaggccGTCGTCAAACGTGCACGAACCGAGGAGACTGCCGCTTTTTCTGAGCCGGTGAGCTCTTCTcgggctgctgcgccaggcTGCGGTGCAACCAGGCCTGCTCTTGTGGCGCTGCAAGCGTTTCGCTACAGCGGGGCGAGCGAGAGCCTCGTTAGCGATGTGTTTTGTCGTCATCACGCCACAGAGGGCCTGATCACAGAGGGGCACATGCCCGCCGCATACTGCGGAAACCGCTCCACCGAAGTGCTTCCCTATAGTGTTATCTACGACTACGTAGTTCCGTATCTCACCAAGGCTGGATGGATGCCAgggacagcgacggcagcggccgaGGGACGCCAAGAGGATTGTCGAGCGACTGCTCGACAGGCAGCCACGGTTTCCTTCCAAGTGCATCACAAGAACATCTACCTCATGGGGAGGTATCGCAAAATGATGCGCAACATGTCACAGTCCCCGTGGTTTCTGCATGGGCAGCGCATTGgctcattctctctccagGAGGTCATTGCAAACCCGGTgctgcctttcttttttccgGATATGCCTGCCGTACCTCCCGAGGCCCCGGCGTCGCCGGTGTTGCTCACCAGTGAGGAAGGGAAGTTGGCGTCAGCTGCATCTGTGATGGTAGAGCGCGGTACCCACGCCACACGCTGGCAGTCTGTCGCCCCGCCTGTCGCTTCATCCGCTCTCGTCTTTGGCTACAAGCGCTACAAGTTTCACAGCGCCGGTCGCGAGGACGTGGATGTGCGGATGCTCGGTGAGGGGAGGCCGTTTGTGCTGGAGCTCATTTCGCCGATCCGTGAGCGCTTTACCGAGGATGATCTGCGCTGCCTTGAGGCGCTGATCTCCGCCAGCTACGAGGGCAGCATAGAAGTGAGTCAACTGCGACACACGAATGCGGACATCACCGTCCGCCTGGCCCGTCATTCGGAGAGCAAGGTGAAGCAGTATCGCTGTGTCATCTGGTCCAGCCGTGCCATCAACGACGCGGCAGCCGATCCTCACGTGCGTGCTATTCACGCGATGAAGGACTTGTCGATCCAGCAAAAGACGCCCctgcgtgtgctgcaccgccgctcaCTGCATTGGCGGCCGCGGCTGATTCACTCGATGAGGCTGACACCCCTCAACCCGCATTGGTTCCTGCTCGATCTCGAGACCCAGGCTGGAACGTATGTGAAGGAGTTTGTGCATGGCGATATGGGGCGCACAACGCCGCATTTAGGTATGCTGCTGAATGCCCGCACAGATATTATTCAGCTGGATGTCGTTGGGATGGCCATGCACGACCTTGACCAAGAGTGATGCCTTTTCAAACCTTCAGCAAGCCTATGGAGAGTGGAGGGGCTGTAGCGACTCAATGACCAAGGGTGCCCACAGTAAGTGTTGAGGTTGCGCATACTGAACTTACGCCGGGCGTACCTGCATTTCTCCATAGGGATTTGAGCAAGGCGTGCCTCTTTTCTCCATACCTCCGAGTAACTaagacccccccccccccacacacacacccagagacggtgtgcgtgcgtgcgcaggtgcaggtctttgtgtgtgtctctctctctgttgttggATACAAAGATGAAAATAAAGGAAAACACGTGTACTGCCGTTCACgcaagagcgagaagggggacATTCGAGAGGTATCTGGCACCTCGATGGCGGAGTCTCTGGCTCGCTTTCTGGACGTGAAAAGCCCTCTGCGCCACGTAAGGCGATGCTCACTGCTGGTATTACTACTACACAGAACAGTATCTTAGTAGTGGAATGCACCATCTTCTCTACTGGCGGGGTGGATGCTATGCTGAacgggcggtggtggggaccAGTGGCTGAATCTTGATGCGCTTTTTTTCCATTTTGTAAGGGGAGGATGTCGATTTTTACACGAGgcatcttcttctctctcttcaggTAACACAAAGAATGTatgtcttcctctctcttcccagGCTGTAtcacggctgctgcttcactACCAAGGCAACTGCAGAcgtggcggcggagcggAATGGCAGTGGCGCGCCCTTCACTTCCACAATCTTGACTTCTGCTGCTACACCACTGCACATAGACACAGACGCTCACGACGTGTATCAATGagtttgtttgtttcttttgGGCCAGCAGGATGACGTTGGAGGCGATGCGCAAgcaaggaggggggcattcgcctcctgcgcctcacccaccaccatcctcctcctcctccgcaagGGTGTTTGGGGCGTTCAGTTGTGGCTCACTGCGTCACCGGTTTTGGCGCGCTCGCAGAGGCGTACGCCGTTTCCGCACTCTTTCCTGCGTGCTCGGTGTCGCCACgatttgtttcttcttctgctgtgtAGTCTTGACACAGACACAAGGGTGGGGATGGGACTGGTACGGCGATGGCGTGGCGGTCTTTCGGAAGCAGCAAGGACTCAACGAAGCTCATCATCGCTTCCGCTGTCTACGGACAGAGGAGCTTGTCTTCTCGGCGAAGCGCTTCGCTGAAGACCCCCTCGAGGCCATCTACGCGCTGATGTTCCAGACGTCTTCAGCGACTACACCTTCACAGCCATACGCGTTCAGGCCAGAATGGGTTATGCTCAACGGTGGCGCGTCTGAGGGGAGGATGAACAGTGTAGAAAGACTCTCGGCCTACTGTGCGGCGCGCGTGGCAGAGAGGCCTTCATGGAGGACCGCTAGCTGGCAACAGGCAAGCGCGTCAAACACATCCGCGTTCAGCGTTTCAGTTTCGCCGCGCTACTTGGCAAACGCCAGCTACACTGCCACTGGAAGCCCGGTGTGCCTCCGTTCTGGGCGCATCTACCTGACAGATGCGCCCATCCGTGCAGGGATTGCCGAGTTTCAGGCCGCTGAGTTGGAAGTTCTTTCTTTAACGGATGACCTGCTCTCCCCACCGTCCTCTCACGCATCTGACGCTGTAGTGAGGGTTGTGccagcgatggcggtgctTCTTCGTGGAGCGTGGATTGCCACTCACTTCTTCCACCTCGTCACTGATGCCCTTGAGGCGCTCCACAGCACCTACCAAACCTGGCAGGATGGCGTTCTGCTGCGCATCCCTACCCAAACGGTACTGCTACATCAGCCAGAGTCGAACTGGGCGGACCGCCACGGGGACACACATGGGAAGATGGAGCTAAGCGCGGCGTTAGCGAACGCATTCTCGTCGCCGGAGCTTGCCCACGGGTCTCCGTACAACAGCTCGTTTCTTTTGCGTACGACGTCCCGTCATTGTGCAGAGCTCGAGGTCAACGCaacggctgcggtggcgcccGCACCGGCATCGCGGGAGACACCGCCGCGAGAGTCTCTGGCCACTGCGCCCACTGTGTGTTTTTGCGACGCCCTCCTCGTGACTACACACCGTCTTCCTGTGCTGAAGCGTGACATGCTTTACGGCATTCAGGATTGGGCTGCCCGGCAGTTCCGGGCCTCACCGTACGGTGTAAATCGATCTGTGCAGAAGATGGAGCGactgcgactgcagcacacgTCGCTTTCGTGGACCTCGACGTTGTGGGGATTCGGCGCCTACGTGGCTTCTCCACTGTCGCCGTCGTATCGACCGCGAGCTCTATTTGTACACCGCACAACCCGACTGATCGCCAATGCGTCCCGCTACGCAGAGTGGATGCGGGAGGCGGGGTTTCGGGTAGAGGAAGTATACCTGGAAAACCACACGGCTGCACAGCAGTATCACCTAGGCCGCTACGCGGACATTGTGGTGGGCATGCATGGGCTCGGGATCGGCCATGCAATGTGGATGGAACGCTccccgcctcgctgccgcaccgtcATCGAGTTCCGCCCGTGGGTGATTGCTTCTATGCCAACGCAGCCAGTCCTCATCCTTGAGCGGGCTATGCAATATCACTTCGTCATTATTCCACCGATCGACGTGTGCTTTGGCCCATCGGTTGCGAATCCGGCGGAGGAACGAGAGCTCTTGCTGTCAGCAGCGCGGATGGTAAACGCCTTTCGCTATCCAAGCTTCACTGACCAAATTGCCATCTACGATGATGAAAGGGTGAAGCGTGTTATTGCGGATGTCCGCCAGCATCTTGAGCGCTGCTTGCCGCCATAGTGCGACGGTGATGCAGGTGGAAGGTTCCCCCATTCGTAGCAGATTATGCTTCCTATCCTCCtcgctcgcgtgtgtgtgttttgttgtCACGTGTGGGCATGTTATTTAGGGTGCCGCCCACCACTCCCCATTCCCGTGTCAGCACATCTCCGCTTTTTGTCCTGACTATCACACCACTCCAGGAGGCACACATCAATGTGCGGTGTCCCAGCGCCCCGGTGCCCCCACAGTGCGTGCTGGGAAGCCGAAGCAGTCCCCCACgccccccatccctgccgctgccgagccaCCCCTGGTGGAGGCAAGGCCAGGCACCTACGACGCAGCGAGGTCGGAtcggtgcatcgctgcggatgttgGCGGTCGTGTCCTGGACGGCGGTGCGTCGGTGCAGCCCGGCAGCAGGGTGGAGCATATCTCGTGTTGTACGGCAGAAAATCGGCACATTCAACGGCAAAAAGTGTGCAACGCCGCCCGTACTTCTGTTGGGCTGCACTCCACAAAAAATAGCAAAATAGACACCAATGATGAGATGTAAGTGGTGACAGGAAGATGGATTGCGAGCCTCGCAACCAC
This portion of the Leishmania panamensis strain MHOM/PA/94/PSC-1 chromosome 11 sequence genome encodes:
- the AAT15 gene encoding amino acid permease/transporter, putative (TriTrypDB/GeneDB-style sysID: LpmP.11.0540); protein product: MLLTGLMYTFTISGAYGIEESVMGGGVLLTIISIMIIPVIMGGPIMLVVAELASAVPSNAGFLMWIKLSFHRSVYLSMAIMSLIYIAVDNALYPTLFSEYLCTSVRCSDIGAKCLRLGMLLFAYGLNLLGVEAVGVTSVVLTILTVAPFILMFLQQQLTTGFYVNWPAVGYIPASVEWTTFISTASWCLSGLEQAGTVVEEVEDSEHTIIRSLVSLIGLAIITYIPPIITGASVSREPLDLSQWKTGYWTVVSFKVGGDVLKFITVVGSVLSAFGLTLSALCTTTSIISGIALTEAFPGKLGVWFSRRNERFGTYHWTLTFNTVLTGLFSTVLSFGSLVLVDQCLYGIRVVVIVISFYRFRQLYAHLPRPFRIPFDGWRLHLMMGVAVASAIVLTIISLFQEKLTVILCVAVVACSCLVSFVYCHFFHRHDFAGRIVTFITTIPANSHSNGSDDKDTAATRRASNDAPLSTRE
- a CDS encoding hypothetical protein (TriTrypDB/GeneDB-style sysID: LpmP.11.0550), producing MSAVAAVAAAPGSTTWPKDALCYQCALRMSMLFDYPPPRTMGQLQPSLASEPVSALSDDTLPTLDDAHHPLFTLVHETPKSVRRYFCGALQPIVTTAGDLKAPLPTGTPKVNGPTAAESTAHGMLGGDSAPPYAVTWLCVACMGLYQFIDLIHAPLAAAAVRTSPFYDSEAITINVNINRSFTFTWLAVAIRYFDLNGTGTERPLPSSIVKEELNNFKDFYMSDLRARILPYLLDSHDSVAASSVLPAASSRTAQLPGLAVYVEAVGALLDSTREAGRRGAAGGEAVVKRARTEETAAFSEPVSSSRAAAPGCGATRPALVALQAFRYSGASESLVSDVFCRHHATEGLITEGHMPAAYCGNRSTEVLPYSVIYDYVVPYLTKAGWMPGTATAAAEGRQEDCRATARQAATVSFQVHHKNIYLMGRYRKMMRNMSQSPWFLHGQRIGSFSLQEVIANPVLPFFFPDMPAVPPEAPASPVLLTSEEGKLASAASVMVERGTHATRWQSVAPPVASSALVFGYKRYKFHSAGREDVDVRMLGEGRPFVLELISPIRERFTEDDLRCLEALISASYEGSIEVSQLRHTNADITVRLARHSESKVKQYRCVIWSSRAINDAAADPHVRAIHAMKDLSIQQKTPLRVLHRRSLHWRPRLIHSMRLTPLNPHWFLLDLETQAGTYVKEFVHGDMGRTTPHLGMLLNARTDIIQLDVVGMAMHDLDQE
- a CDS encoding hypothetical protein (TriTrypDB/GeneDB-style sysID: LpmP.11.0560); this encodes MTLEAMRKQGGGHSPPAPHPPPSSSSSARVFGAFSCGSLRHRFWRARRGVRRFRTLSCVLGVATICFFFCCVVLTQTQGWGWDWYGDGVAVFRKQQGLNEAHHRFRCLRTEELVFSAKRFAEDPLEAIYALMFQTSSATTPSQPYAFRPEWVMLNGGASEGRMNSVERLSAYCAARVAERPSWRTASWQQASASNTSAFSVSVSPRYLANASYTATGSPVCLRSGRIYLTDAPIRAGIAEFQAAELEVLSLTDDLLSPPSSHASDAVVRVVPAMAVLLRGAWIATHFFHLVTDALEALHSTYQTWQDGVLLRIPTQTVLLHQPESNWADRHGDTHGKMELSAALANAFSSPELAHGSPYNSSFLLRTTSRHCAELEVNATAAVAPAPASRETPPRESLATAPTVCFCDALLVTTHRLPVLKRDMLYGIQDWAARQFRASPYGVNRSVQKMERLRLQHTSLSWTSTLWGFGAYVASPLSPSYRPRALFVHRTTRLIANASRYAEWMREAGFRVEEVYLENHTAAQQYHLGRYADIVVGMHGLGIGHAMWMERSPPRCRTVIEFRPWVIASMPTQPVLILERAMQYHFVIIPPIDVCFGPSVANPAEERELLLSAARMVNAFRYPSFTDQIAIYDDERVKRVIADVRQHLERCLPP